A portion of the Cryptomeria japonica chromosome 5, Sugi_1.0, whole genome shotgun sequence genome contains these proteins:
- the LOC131042166 gene encoding G-type lectin S-receptor-like serine/threonine-protein kinase At2g19130 yields the protein MGKNGILAYVIFGLVVIYNCDGLDAGKGDYLSLGDSLIGNQTITSTNGTFELGFFSPNGSNNWYLGIWFARVSDKMVVWVANRESPAKKRPGVLNLSNGGNLGLFDAEGTSLWSVNVSKKPSRAVLLDSGNFLMMSDDSKAETLWQSFDYPFDTWLPGMWFGGQQKLVCWKNSLDPAPGLYSFRVDPSGAIQLTWNNSVKYWESTLWNGESFSDIPDLQHEIQFHHRLSYKNTSTGVYFNYKVDSDGIPRFIQIKSGGIQPYVSLDGIKWTMVWNRPRDQCDAYGICGPYGSCNSNNLQFCTCVEGFTPADKRTWDSQEWWSSGCVRWSPLNCGAKNGSIDGFIDLSETLPDDSASSYPALTKKDCQEACLRNCSCTAFTFNSPSGSCQIWSGDLLNMQNPSSNNRSTVSIRVAASALPEFHKPPSSSKLKTVIIVSVLALALAFSIVSFLVLQRYRLREPAETSEDFSGSSLRMFSYKELKIATRNFRSKLGSGGFGTVFKGSLTDGTLVAVKKLNSSSRQHDKQFRAEISCLGNIQHANLIRLRGFCAKGSTQLLVYDYMPNGSLNSLLFTSNSTSEQKILDWKTRLKIALGTARGLAYLHEDCRDRIIHGDVKPENILLGVDFSPKLADFGLAKLVGRDFSDVLTTTRGTRGYLAPEWIYGLPITPKVDVYSFGMTLLEIISGRRNLDMSLQDSNKHYFPSWATAQIFQGNMIHILEEIVALVEEADMEEARRAIIIGLLCIATDENVRPSMGQVVRMLEGKMEP from the coding sequence ATGGGAAAGAACGGTATACTAGCATATGTGATCTTCGGTCTAGTTGTAATTTACAACTGTGACGGGTTAGATGCTGGTAAGGGAGATTATCTTTCCTTGGGCGACTCGCTTATTGGAAATCAGACGATAACTTCAACAAATGGCACGTTTGAATTGGGATTTTTCAGTCCAAATGGAAGCAATAACTGGTATCTTGGCATCTGGTTTGCCAGAGTATCAGACAAGATGGTCGTTTGGGTGGCTAACAGGGAGAGTCCGGCGAAAAAGAGGCCTGGCGTTTTGAATCTCTCAAACGGAGGTAATCTGGGACTGTTTGATGCAGAGGGTACGTCTCTTTGGTCTGTCAACGTATCAAAGAAGCCCTCGCGGGCTGTGCTATTAGATTCTGGCAATTTTTTAATGATGAGCGACGACAGTAAAGCTGAGACTCTCTGGCAGAGTTTCGACTATCCTTTCGACACCTGGTTACCCGGGATGTGGTTCGGTGGACAGCAAAAGCTAGTCTGTTGGAAAAACTCATTAGATCCAGCTCCTGGGCTTTACTCGTTTCGTGTGGATCCATCTGGGGCTATTCAGCTCACATGGAACAACTCTGTCAAGTATTGGGAGAGCACACTTTGGAACGGCGAATCATTCAGTGATATTCCAGATTTGCAACACGAGATCCAGTTCCACCACAGACTCAGCTATAAAAATACTAGCACTGGTGTGTATTTCAACTATAAAGTTGACTCAGATGGGATCCCACGATTTATACAAATTAAGTCCGGAGGAATACAACCATATGTTTCGCTTGATGGCATTAAATGGACAATGGTGTGGAATCGGCCTAGAGATCAATGCGACGCATATGGTATTTGTGGTCCTTACGGAAGCTGCAACTCCAACAATCTTCAGTTCTGCACATGCGTGGAAGGCTTCACCCCGGCAGACAAACGCACCTGGGATTCCCAAGAATGGTGGTCCAGTGGCTGTGTTCGGTGGAGCCCGTTAAACTGCGGTGCCAAAAATGGCAGCATCGATGGATTCATCGACCTTAGTGAAACTTTGCCTGATGATTCGGCTTCGTCATACCCTGCACTCACAAAGAAAGACTGCCAGGAGGCCTGCTTGCGTAACTGCTCATGCACTGCGTTTACTTTCAATTCTCCTTCAGGATCCTGTCAAATCTGGTCCGGAGATTTGCTAAACATGCAAAACCCTTCATCAAACAACAGATCGACTGTCTCCATTCGAGTGGCTGCCTCTGCACTTCCAGAGTTTCATAAACCACCATCCTCCTCCAAACTTAAAACCGTAATTATTGTGAGTGTTCTAGCTCTCGCTCTTGCTTTCAGCATCGTTTCATTTTTAGTGTTGCAACGGTATCGGCTACGAGAACCAGCGGAGACGTCCGAAGATTTCTCGGGGTCTTCTCTTAGAATGTTTAGTTACAAAGAGTTGAAGATTGCAACAAGGAATTTCAGGTCTAAGTTGGGAAGCGGAGGATTCGGCACAGTGTTCAAAGGATCTCTAACAGATGGTACTCTTGTAGCCGTAAAGAAATTGAATTCTAGTTCAAGACAACATGATAAGCAGTTCCGAGCCGAAATCAGTTGTCTTGGCAACATACAACATGCGAATTTGATCAGACTTCGAGGGTTTTGTGCAAAAGGGTCTACACAGTTACTGGTTTATGATTACATGCCCAATGGCTCTCTAAATTCCCTACTATTCACTAGTAATTCCACAAGTGAACAGAAGATACTCGACTGGAAGACCCGATTGAAGATCGCTTTAGGCACCGCACGAGGTTTGGCTTATCTTCACGAGGACTGCAGAGATCGCATCATTCACGGAGATGTAAAGCCCGAGAACATTCTTCTTGGCGTTGATTTTTCACCTAAGTTAGCAGATTTTGGGTTGGCAAAGCTTGTGGGTAGAGATTTCAGCGACGTACTGACAACAACGAGAGGAACGAGAGGGTATTTAGCTCCAGAGTGGATCTATGGTCTTCCCATCACGCCCAAGGTTGACGTCTACAGTTTTGGTATGACGCTCTTGGAAATTATTTCTGGTCGAAGAAATCTGGACATGAGCTTGCAAGATTCAAACAAGCACTACTTTCCCTCCTGGGCTACAGCGCAAATTTTTCAGGGAAATATGATACATATTCTGGAGGAGATTGTTGCGCTTGTAGAGGAGGCAGATATGGAAGAGGCGAGAAGAGCTATTATTATTGGATTGCTATGCATTGCAACGGATGAGAATGTGAGGCCAAGCATGGGACAAGTGGTGCGGATGCTAGAAGGGAAGATGGAACCTTGA